A genomic stretch from Bacillota bacterium includes:
- a CDS encoding S53 family peptidase yields the protein MHLRSARRLRWVFALLLALALAAPAAGAAGTATAAPPSSVRLSGNVPGWVTKATRLGPADAGETVQFSLWLRFRNEAQLRRLLAQGGGAHLGFDAFMQQYGPSAADYQAVQDWLTGQGFRIVRTVPNRLYVKAEGSVAQVEQAFHLRLDRYQLPRVRVGGTTYTDVIFRANSQDPAVPAALAGIVDAVSGLDDAPYYQPQVAQPADQPTLADSIPCGSQGITDRPCHYEPAQLRHGYGVDRIPYDGTGTTIVIVDAYGSATAAQDLADFSRRYGLPPADLQVIQPFGTAHLPPQNPHFANQQGWAAEIGLDLQWAHAMAPGAKLVLLASPNNQRDLDEAVNWAVVHDLGDVISLSWGLPEYFMSPATARADERIFMEAAAQGISIQNSSGDSGDEVINLGVPSADWPTTSPYVTSVGGTSLFLDPQNLFGFETSWGTTIRGWTPGGQPFDWGFVFGGGGGVSHIFPQPSWQTVPRSLSQGMRAVPDVSMDADPYTGVPVNIAGTYYVYGGTSLSCPLFSGVMALADQAAGRRLGQAAPLLYPLAGSTSLRDVTPRDTSGLSVTFTGAATGNTYVVGFGQDSSLQVRNGWDEATGLGSPWVPALVQALAR from the coding sequence GTGCATCTGCGCAGCGCACGCCGACTCCGATGGGTCTTCGCCCTTCTCCTGGCCCTGGCGCTGGCGGCGCCGGCGGCCGGCGCCGCCGGGACGGCGACGGCCGCCCCGCCCTCCAGCGTCCGCCTCTCCGGCAACGTACCCGGGTGGGTGACGAAGGCCACCCGCCTCGGCCCGGCCGACGCCGGTGAGACCGTCCAGTTCAGCCTCTGGCTCCGCTTCCGGAACGAGGCGCAGCTGCGGAGGCTGCTGGCCCAGGGCGGCGGGGCGCACCTCGGCTTCGATGCGTTCATGCAGCAGTACGGGCCCAGCGCCGCCGACTACCAGGCGGTGCAGGACTGGCTGACCGGCCAGGGCTTCCGGATCGTCCGGACCGTCCCCAACCGCCTCTACGTCAAGGCGGAGGGAAGCGTCGCCCAGGTGGAGCAGGCCTTCCATCTCCGGCTCGACCGGTACCAGCTGCCCCGGGTCCGGGTGGGCGGGACGACCTACACCGACGTGATCTTCCGCGCCAACTCCCAGGATCCCGCCGTCCCTGCCGCCCTCGCCGGCATCGTCGACGCGGTCAGCGGCCTGGACGACGCCCCCTATTACCAGCCGCAGGTGGCGCAGCCCGCCGACCAGCCGACGCTGGCCGACAGCATCCCCTGCGGCAGCCAGGGCATCACCGACCGGCCCTGCCACTACGAGCCGGCCCAGCTCCGGCACGGCTACGGCGTCGACCGGATACCCTACGACGGCACCGGCACCACCATCGTCATCGTCGACGCCTACGGCTCGGCCACCGCCGCCCAGGACCTGGCGGACTTCAGCCGTCGCTACGGTCTCCCGCCCGCCGACCTGCAGGTGATCCAGCCCTTCGGCACCGCCCACCTGCCGCCGCAGAACCCCCACTTCGCCAACCAGCAGGGCTGGGCGGCCGAGATCGGCCTCGACCTGCAGTGGGCGCACGCCATGGCACCAGGGGCGAAGCTCGTCCTCCTGGCCAGCCCCAACAACCAGCGCGACCTGGACGAGGCCGTCAACTGGGCGGTGGTCCACGACCTCGGCGACGTGATCTCCCTCAGCTGGGGCCTGCCCGAGTACTTCATGAGCCCGGCCACCGCCCGCGCCGACGAGCGGATCTTCATGGAGGCGGCGGCGCAGGGGATCAGCATCCAGAACTCCTCGGGCGACTCGGGCGACGAGGTGATCAACCTGGGCGTCCCCTCCGCCGACTGGCCCACCACCTCCCCCTACGTGACCAGCGTCGGCGGGACCAGCCTCTTCCTCGACCCGCAGAACCTCTTCGGCTTCGAGACCTCGTGGGGGACGACGATCCGCGGCTGGACCCCGGGCGGCCAGCCCTTCGACTGGGGCTTCGTCTTCGGGGGCGGCGGCGGGGTGAGCCACATCTTCCCCCAGCCGTCCTGGCAGACGGTTCCCCGCTCGCTCAGCCAGGGGATGCGGGCGGTGCCCGACGTCTCCATGGACGCCGACCCCTACACCGGCGTCCCCGTCAACATCGCCGGGACCTACTACGTCTACGGCGGCACCAGCCTCAGCTGCCCGCTCTTCTCGGGCGTGATGGCGCTGGCCGATCAGGCCGCCGGCCGCCGCCTCGGCCAGGCGGCGCCGCTCCTGTACCCCCTGGCGGGGAGCACCTCCCTCCGCGACGTGACGCCGCGGGACACCTCCGGCCTGAGCGTCACCTTCACCGGGGCGGCCACCGGCAACACCTACGTGGTCGGCTTCGGCCAGGATTCGAGCCTCCAGGTGCGAAACGGCTGGGACGAGGCGACGGGCCTGGGCAGCCCGTGGGTGCCGGCGCTGGTCCAGGCGCTGGCCCGCTAG
- a CDS encoding DinB family protein: MRVEDLRQLWRYTEWADRRTLEAARKLPLEAYQRDLGTSLRSVGATLAHICAVEWLWGERLRGRSPSSYAHLAGLSRPEELARAWEEVWSDLGAALATADDAQLAAPLTYRTTEGETYTQPAWQVALHISHHSAYHRGQVAAMLRQLGAEPLPTDLVVYFRSGEAG; encoded by the coding sequence ATGCGCGTCGAGGATCTGCGGCAGCTCTGGCGATACACGGAATGGGCGGACCGGCGCACCCTCGAAGCGGCGAGGAAGCTGCCGCTCGAGGCCTACCAGCGCGACCTGGGCACGAGCCTGCGCTCGGTGGGCGCCACCCTGGCGCACATCTGCGCCGTCGAATGGCTCTGGGGCGAGCGCCTCCGCGGCCGCTCGCCCTCCAGCTACGCGCACCTGGCCGGGCTGTCCCGCCCCGAGGAGCTGGCCCGGGCGTGGGAGGAGGTCTGGAGCGATCTGGGCGCCGCCCTGGCGACCGCCGACGACGCCCAGCTCGCCGCCCCCCTCACCTACCGGACGACCGAGGGCGAGACCTACACCCAGCCCGCATGGCAGGTGGCGCTCCACATCTCCCACCACTCGGCCTACCATCGCGGCCAGGTGGCGGCCATGCTGCGCCAGCTCGGCGCCGAGCCGCTCCCCACCGACCTGGTGGTCTACTTCCGGTCCGGCGAGGCCGGTTGA
- the glmS gene encoding glutamine--fructose-6-phosphate transaminase (isomerizing), translating into MCGIVGYVGERRADQVLLDGLRRLEYRGYDSAGIAVNPDHRVEVRKVAGRLEKLARLMEEEPLHPATVGIGHTRWATHGRPTFENAHPHTDEKGHWLVVHNGILENFSQLRRELEARGHRFRTQTDSEVVPHLLEELYRGDLLEAVRQAVLRLRGSFALAVMHDAEPERLVAVRQESPLIIGLGRDENLIASDIQAVLPYTREALVLENGEMAEVRRDGVRVIRFDGSPVEREPMHIAWSVEESERGGYPHFMLKEIMEQPEALRETLRGRIDPEAGELDWEGLGLDRERLARVRRVAVVACGTAFHAGLTARELIERWARIPVEAEVASEFRYRRPLIGPDTLALAISQSGETSDTLAGLRLARELGATVLGVCNVMGSSVDRESDLRLYTRAGPEIAVASTKAYTTQLLSVTLLAVALAESHGEMPAEERRRLIRALDRIPERAREALALSPRLQALAQEATGWSDVFFLGRGLDVAVSMEGALKLKEISYLHAEAYPAGELKHGTLALISDGVPVFAVLTQPEVAEKMISNLLEVKARGGRIFVVAPASLREEVEPVGELLPLPESEPELMPILAAIPLQLFAYHAAVARGNDVDKPRNLAKSVTVE; encoded by the coding sequence GAATCGTCGGCTACGTGGGCGAGCGCCGCGCCGACCAGGTCCTCCTGGACGGGCTGCGGCGCCTGGAGTACCGCGGCTACGACTCGGCGGGCATCGCCGTCAACCCCGACCATCGCGTCGAGGTGCGCAAGGTGGCCGGCCGGCTGGAGAAGCTGGCGCGGCTGATGGAGGAGGAGCCCCTCCACCCGGCTACGGTGGGCATCGGCCACACGCGCTGGGCCACCCACGGGCGTCCCACCTTCGAGAACGCCCACCCGCACACGGACGAGAAAGGGCACTGGCTGGTCGTCCACAACGGCATCCTGGAGAACTTCAGCCAGCTCCGCCGGGAGCTGGAGGCCCGGGGCCACCGCTTCCGCACCCAGACGGACTCCGAGGTGGTCCCCCACCTCCTGGAGGAGCTCTACCGCGGCGACCTGCTGGAGGCCGTCCGTCAGGCGGTCCTCCGCCTCCGCGGCTCCTTCGCCCTGGCGGTGATGCACGACGCGGAGCCCGAACGCCTGGTGGCGGTCCGGCAGGAGAGCCCGCTGATCATCGGCCTCGGGCGCGACGAGAACCTGATCGCCTCCGACATCCAGGCGGTCCTTCCTTACACCCGCGAGGCGCTGGTGCTGGAGAACGGCGAGATGGCCGAGGTCCGGCGCGACGGCGTGCGGGTGATCCGTTTCGACGGGAGCCCGGTGGAGCGCGAGCCCATGCACATCGCCTGGAGCGTGGAGGAGTCCGAGCGCGGCGGCTACCCGCACTTCATGCTGAAGGAGATCATGGAGCAGCCGGAGGCCCTGCGGGAGACGCTCCGCGGCCGCATCGACCCCGAGGCGGGCGAGCTGGACTGGGAGGGGCTGGGGCTCGACCGCGAGCGGCTGGCCCGCGTCCGGCGCGTGGCCGTCGTCGCCTGCGGCACCGCCTTCCACGCCGGCCTGACCGCCCGGGAGCTGATCGAGCGCTGGGCGCGCATCCCGGTGGAGGCGGAGGTGGCCTCGGAGTTCCGCTACCGGCGGCCGCTGATCGGTCCGGATACGCTGGCGCTGGCCATCAGCCAGTCCGGCGAGACGTCGGACACCCTGGCGGGGCTGCGGCTGGCGCGGGAACTGGGCGCCACCGTGCTCGGCGTCTGCAACGTGATGGGCTCCTCGGTGGACCGGGAGTCCGACCTGCGCCTCTACACCCGGGCGGGTCCCGAGATCGCGGTCGCCTCGACCAAGGCGTACACCACGCAGCTCCTCAGCGTTACGCTCCTGGCCGTCGCCCTGGCCGAGTCGCACGGGGAGATGCCCGCCGAGGAGCGGCGGCGGCTGATCCGGGCGCTGGACCGGATCCCTGAGAGGGCGCGCGAGGCCCTGGCGCTCTCGCCGCGGCTCCAGGCGCTGGCGCAGGAAGCGACCGGCTGGAGCGACGTCTTCTTCCTGGGCCGCGGTCTGGACGTGGCGGTGTCCATGGAGGGCGCGCTCAAGCTGAAGGAGATCTCCTACCTGCACGCCGAGGCCTACCCGGCCGGCGAGCTGAAGCACGGGACGCTGGCGCTGATCAGCGACGGCGTTCCGGTCTTCGCCGTCCTCACCCAGCCCGAGGTGGCGGAGAAGATGATCTCCAACCTGCTGGAGGTGAAGGCGCGGGGCGGCCGCATCTTCGTCGTCGCCCCCGCGTCGCTGCGCGAGGAAGTGGAACCCGTCGGCGAGCTGCTTCCTCTCCCCGAGAGCGAACCCGAGCTGATGCCGATCCTGGCCGCGATCCCGCTCCAGCTCTTCGCCTACCACGCGGCGGTGGCGCGCGGCAACGACGTCGACAAGCCGCGGAACCTGGCCAAGTCGGTGACGGTGGAGTAG